The following are encoded together in the Acipenser ruthenus chromosome 24, fAciRut3.2 maternal haplotype, whole genome shotgun sequence genome:
- the LOC117429126 gene encoding frizzled-9, whose amino-acid sequence MEGFHLKIAISLLCQLMIAGSSLEIGAYDIERGREAKCEPIEIPMCQGIGYNMTRMPNYMRHENQKEAAIKLHEFAPLVEYGCHVHLRFFLCSLYAPMCTDQVSTSIPACRPMCEQARQKCAPIMEQFNFGWPDSLDCSKLPTKNDPNALCMEAPENDTKGETQKGQGMLPVPPRPRQPGAGDGRLPGSLGSCENPEKFQYVEKSRSCAPRCSSAVDVFWSREDKDFAFIWMAVWSTLCFVSTAFTVLTFLLDPHRFQYPERPIIFLSMCYNVYSVAFIIRSVAGAENIACDRENGELYVIQEGLESTGCTIVFLILYYFGMASSIWWVILTLTWFLAAGKKWGHEAIEAHSSYFHMAAWGIPAMKTIVILTMRKVAGDELTGLCYVGSMDVNALTGFVLIPLSCYLVIGTSFILTGFVALFHIRKIMKTEGTNTEKLEKLMVKIGVFSILYTVPATCVIICYFYERLNMDYWKFRALDHKCTSFPGRNSDDCSLEASVPTVAVFMLKIFMSLVVGITSGVWVWSSKTLQTWQGLCNRKLSVRTTRKPCSSVSCNGTHCHYKAPTVVLHMSKTDPFLDSPTHV is encoded by the coding sequence atggaaGGATTTCATTTGAAGATAGCGATTTCTCTGCTGTGTCAGCTGATGATTGCAGGATCCAGTCTGGAGATAGGGGCCTATGATATAGAGCGGGGTAGGGAGGCTAAATGTGAGCCTATCGAGATCCCCATGTGCCAGGGTATCGGCTACAACATGACCAGGATGCCCAACTACATGCGGCACGAGAACCAGAAGGAGGCGGCCATCAAGCTGCACGAGTTCGCCCCCCTGGTGGAGTACGGCTGCCACGTCCACCTGCGCTTCTTCCTGTGCTCGCTGTACGCCCCCATGTGCACGGACCAGGTATCCACCTCCATTCCTGCCTGCAGACCCATGTGCGAGCAAGCCAGGCAGAAGTGCGCCCCCATCATGGAGCAGTTCAACTTCGGGTGGCCCGACTCCCTGGACTGCTCCAAGCTGCCCACCAAGAACGACCCTAACGCCCTGTGCATGGAAGCCCCTGAGAACGACACCAAGGGGGAGACGCAGAAGGGGCAGGGCATGCTGCCGGTGCCGCCCCGGCCCAGACAGCCAGGGGCTGGGGACGGGCGCTTGCCGGGCAGCCTGGGCTCCTGCGAGAACCCGGAGAAGTTCCAGTACGTGGAGAAGAGCCGGTCCTGCGCGCCCAGGTGCTCGTCTGCCGTGGACGTCTTCTGGTCCCGAGAGGACAAGGATTTCGCCTTCATCTGGATGGCTGTCTGGTCCACCCTGTGTTTCGTTTCCACCGCCTTCACAGTCCTGACCTTCCTGTTGGACCCCCACAGGTTCCAGTACCCGGAGAGGCCCATCATCTTCCTGTCCATGTGCTACAATGTCTACTCGGTGGCCTTCATCATCCGCTCTGTGGCCGGCGCTGAGAACATTGCTTGCGACCGCGAGAACGGAGAACTCTACGTCATCCAGGAAGGGCTGGAAAGCACTGGCTGCACCATCGTCTTCCTCATCCTCTACTACTTTGGCATGGCCAGCTCTATCTGGTGGGTCATCCTCACCCTGACCTGGTTCCTGGCAGCGGGAAAGAAGTGGGGCCATGAAGCCATCGAGGCACACAGCAGTTATTTCCACATGGCAGCTTGGGGCATCCCAGCTATGAAGACCATTGTCATCCTCACCATGAGAAAGGTGGCTGGCGACGAACTGACGGGCCTGTGCTATGTGGGCAGCATGGACGTCAACGCCCTCACCGGCTTCGTCCTCATCCCGCTGTCCTGCTACCTGGTCATCGGCACCTCCTTCATCCTGACTGGCTTCGTGGCACTGTTCCATATCCGCAAAATCATGAAGACCGAAGGGACCAACACGGAGAAGCTGGAGAAGCTGATGGTCAAGATTGGTGTCTTTTCAATCCTCTACACTGTGCCTGCCACCTGCGTCATCATCTGCTACTTCTATGAGAGGCTCAACATGGATTACTGGAAGTTCAGAGCCTTGGATCATAAGTGCACCTCTTTCCCTGGAAGGAACAGCGACGACTGCTCCTTGGAAGCGTCTGTACCCACCGTGGCTGTGTTCATGCTCAAGATTTTCATGTCCCTGGTGGTGGGCATCACCAGCGGTGTTTGGGTCTGGAGCTCCAAGACCCTTCAGACCTGGCAGGGCCTGTGCAACAGGAAGCTGTCGGTCAGGACTACCAGAAAGCCATGCAGCAGCGTCAGCTGCAACGGCACCCACTGCCATTACAAAGCACCCACGGTGGTGTTACACATGAGCAAAACTGACCCCTTCCTGGACAGCCCCACGCATGTCTGA